One window of the Natronomonas marina genome contains the following:
- a CDS encoding winged helix-turn-helix domain-containing protein: MTESGERSWMETKSGRERVRHVVELLDEPTPVQEIADRADVSRATADDELRRLQSDDWVTETTIDGAKAYDLNPVRMLFDEVTDLIEAHSRDELESQLTELKEEQEGLAAEYGVSSLEEFREQLADEEFSAEELRERRNVIATWEAIGTELGLVKHALQLYDDVVELSSPRTDSSSTLV; encoded by the coding sequence ATGACCGAATCGGGTGAGCGGTCGTGGATGGAGACGAAGAGCGGGCGCGAGCGCGTCCGGCACGTCGTGGAGCTACTGGACGAGCCAACGCCGGTACAGGAGATCGCGGACCGGGCGGACGTCTCGCGTGCGACGGCCGACGACGAACTCCGGCGACTGCAGAGCGACGACTGGGTCACTGAAACGACCATCGACGGGGCGAAGGCGTACGATCTGAACCCCGTGCGGATGCTCTTCGACGAGGTGACCGACCTGATCGAAGCTCACTCGCGTGACGAACTGGAGAGCCAGCTCACGGAGCTGAAGGAGGAACAGGAAGGGTTGGCTGCGGAGTACGGGGTCAGTTCGCTAGAGGAGTTCCGGGAACAACTTGCGGATGAGGAGTTCTCGGCCGAGGAGCTCCGTGAGCGTCGCAACGTGATCGCAACGTGGGAAGCGATCGGTACGGAACTCGGGCTCGTGAAGCACGCCCTCCAGCTGTACGACGACGTCGTCGAACTCTCGTCACCGCGGACGGACTCGTCTTCGACACTCGTCTAA